The following proteins are encoded in a genomic region of Rhodococcus rhodochrous:
- a CDS encoding DUF6308 family protein codes for MNRTRGEDGATVLVIAGRSIDIDTATAKAHGYPAVTVARYDLPGPGALKEITADEIARTHKVRSRISHAQLDWFIRTAVDAPWAAAPIQAQLVEADPNISGELYDRAEALYDHFRTAAPRRVGVAKISKVLHLKRPGLFPILDSKVRWVRSRWRRRSSWALSASRGDAMAEESTLGSTVNKCAV; via the coding sequence ATGAACCGCACCCGCGGCGAGGACGGGGCCACCGTGTTGGTGATCGCCGGACGCAGCATCGACATCGACACCGCGACCGCCAAGGCCCACGGCTATCCGGCGGTGACCGTGGCCCGCTACGACCTGCCCGGACCCGGAGCACTCAAGGAGATCACCGCCGACGAGATCGCCCGCACCCACAAGGTGCGCTCCCGCATCAGCCACGCCCAACTCGACTGGTTCATCCGTACCGCCGTCGACGCCCCGTGGGCGGCGGCGCCGATCCAAGCACAACTGGTCGAGGCCGACCCGAACATCAGCGGCGAGCTCTACGACCGGGCCGAAGCCCTCTACGACCATTTCCGCACGGCCGCGCCCCGGCGCGTGGGGGTAGCCAAGATCAGCAAGGTGCTCCACCTCAAACGCCCCGGATTGTTCCCCATCCTCGACTCGAAGGTCAGGTGGGTGAGGTCGAGGTGGAGGCGCCGCAGCAGCTGGGCGTTGAGCGCGTCGAGAGGGGATGCGATGGCAGAAGAGTCCACTCTGGGGTCTACCGTGAACAAGTGCGCCGTGTGA
- a CDS encoding metal-dependent transcriptional regulator has protein sequence MAGSPPRGGGGLPCEPLPPERSPRRNLDHGAGSPSGLEAVSSVNHAPTPGAADLILRPTAHRAELTGHGRQHARNVVRRNCLVKTFRAPELSLPRIELPGEADRLEHVVGILFEVRLVRVLGYPRSNPFGSPIPLPTEDRAES, from the coding sequence GTGGCGGGTTCACCACCTCGAGGCGGTGGAGGACTACCTTGCGAGCCTCTACCGCCGGAGCGGTCGCCGCGAAGAAACCTCGACCACGGCGCGGGCAGCCCGTCTGGGCTGGAGGCTGTCAGCAGTGTCAACCATGCACCGACGCCAGGGGCCGCCGATCTGATCCTCCGCCCCACGGCGCACCGAGCGGAGTTGACCGGCCACGGCCGACAACACGCGAGAAACGTGGTGCGGCGGAACTGCCTGGTGAAGACCTTCAGGGCACCGGAGTTGTCCCTGCCGCGGATCGAACTCCCGGGAGAGGCCGACCGGCTCGAGCATGTCGTCGGCATACTGTTCGAGGTCCGACTCGTCCGAGTCCTGGGATATCCGCGGTCGAACCCGTTCGGCAGTCCCATCCCGCTCCCGACCGAAGACCGCGCCGAGTCGTGA
- a CDS encoding M56 family metallopeptidase, protein MIPVLCLLLYAAAVAVFGPVVLARLTAAGIAPRLGVAAWLSAITGVSVAATAAVAIALVDVLGRGGDAARWIVDCVGALSTSVGEHSGADMRLLSGIVLSGGAAVGVVRAWRICRGVQRRRARTHEHAHLARMVGRRIPDLDAVVIDSEERVAYCIAGRERSVVITRGALAVLDPRQLAAVLAHERAHLGGRHSLVLDVVHSVAAALPGVSLFRVGATEIGRLFEMCADDVSVRGQGRRALLGGLLALGGHPAPEGTLGGGGGLTARAARLVSPPPPLVRLGVTVLLGAVIVTVLAGSLMCTLMD, encoded by the coding sequence GTGATCCCCGTCCTCTGCCTGCTGCTCTACGCAGCCGCCGTCGCGGTGTTCGGTCCCGTGGTCCTGGCACGGCTGACCGCCGCCGGGATCGCCCCGCGCCTGGGCGTGGCCGCCTGGCTGAGCGCAATCACAGGTGTGTCCGTCGCCGCAACCGCTGCCGTGGCGATTGCCCTCGTCGACGTGCTCGGCAGAGGTGGTGACGCCGCTCGATGGATCGTCGACTGTGTCGGCGCGCTCTCGACAAGCGTCGGCGAGCACTCCGGCGCAGACATGCGTCTGCTGTCGGGAATCGTATTGTCCGGGGGAGCGGCCGTGGGGGTCGTCAGGGCGTGGCGGATCTGCCGGGGTGTGCAGCGCCGCCGAGCCCGCACCCATGAGCACGCCCACCTGGCCCGGATGGTCGGACGTCGCATCCCCGATCTCGACGCAGTGGTGATCGACTCCGAGGAACGAGTGGCGTACTGCATAGCCGGACGCGAAAGATCGGTGGTGATCACCCGTGGCGCGTTGGCGGTGCTCGATCCCCGGCAGCTCGCCGCCGTCCTCGCGCACGAGCGAGCCCACCTCGGCGGCCGCCACTCGCTGGTGCTCGATGTCGTCCACAGTGTGGCAGCGGCACTGCCCGGGGTTTCCCTGTTCCGGGTCGGCGCCACCGAGATCGGGCGTCTGTTCGAGATGTGCGCCGACGACGTGTCGGTCCGCGGACAGGGAAGGCGGGCCCTCCTCGGCGGTTTGCTCGCCTTGGGTGGGCATCCGGCCCCGGAAGGTACCCTCGGCGGCGGCGGTGGGCTCACCGCCCGCGCCGCGCGGCTGGTCAGCCCGCCTCCGCCGCTCGTTCGTCTCGGCGTCACCGTCCTGCTCGGGGCCGTCATCGTCACTGTCCTTGCGGGGTCGTTGATGTGCACCTTGATGGATTGA
- the arsD gene encoding arsenite efflux transporter metallochaperone ArsD has product MSTIAVFEPALCCNTGVCGEDLDQNLVTFTADMAALTEQGATITRHNLANDPLAFAHNDTVKKFLELAGSDGLPLVLVDDVTVATGRYPTRAELATWAGLDVPAAAPSGVAMLGLADNGESCCTPDNSTCC; this is encoded by the coding sequence ATGAGCACGATCGCAGTCTTCGAACCGGCCCTGTGCTGCAACACCGGCGTGTGCGGCGAGGACCTCGACCAGAACCTGGTCACCTTCACCGCCGACATGGCCGCGCTGACCGAGCAGGGCGCCACCATCACCCGCCACAACCTGGCCAACGACCCGCTCGCGTTCGCGCACAACGACACCGTCAAGAAGTTCCTCGAACTTGCCGGATCGGACGGTCTTCCGCTCGTACTCGTCGACGACGTCACCGTCGCCACCGGGCGTTACCCGACCCGCGCCGAGCTCGCCACGTGGGCCGGACTCGATGTTCCCGCCGCAGCACCGTCCGGTGTAGCCATGCTCGGGCTCGCCGATAACGGCGAATCATGCTGCACACCAGACAATTCCACCTGCTGCTGA
- a CDS encoding DUF3703 domain-containing protein, whose translation MSRMPEQLRTLYTAEMTAARHSSDDVRRWRHLERAHILSQPYPWPHTRNHLAMFTLALRQRDRREAVGQVVRILLAAPGSALGRYPQGNTGRTSAGLMTPMQVPEDLVSMLTRPT comes from the coding sequence ATGAGTCGAATGCCCGAACAGCTGCGCACCCTCTACACCGCGGAGATGACCGCCGCTCGACATAGCAGCGACGATGTCAGGCGCTGGCGCCACCTCGAACGCGCCCACATCTTGTCCCAGCCCTACCCGTGGCCGCACACCCGCAACCACCTCGCCATGTTCACCTTGGCGCTGCGCCAGCGTGATCGCCGCGAGGCTGTGGGCCAGGTCGTGCGGATTCTGCTCGCCGCTCCCGGCTCGGCGCTGGGCCGCTACCCTCAAGGCAACACCGGGCGTACTTCGGCGGGGCTGATGACCCCGATGCAGGTCCCGGAGGATCTGGTTTCGATGCTCACTCGACCCACCTGA
- the arsA gene encoding arsenical pump-driving ATPase: MTATDPTFLTDPPRFVFFTGKGGVGKTSIACASALRLARAGKRVLLVSTDPASNVGQVFGLSIGNTITEIPAVPGLSALEIDPEQAAAAYRERIVGPVRGLLPDAEIASITEQLSGSCTTEVASFDEFTSLLTDPDDRVAGFDHVLFDTAPTGHTIRLLQLPGNWTEFLDNGKGDASCLGPLAGLDKQKAMYAGAVEALSDPGRTRLVLVARANRSALTEIARTHDELAAIGMTRQHVVVNGVLPAPVDDTDQLATAVHHREQAALAAVPAAIAALPTDLVALKPVNMVGLDALATLFDITTASSAVGVDPDVAAVTDASLADLVDEIESDGHGLVMCMGKGGVGKTTVAAAIAVALARRGHDVHLTTTDPAAHLTDTLAGELDHLEVSRIDPHEASQAYRNRVLAAKGAGLDDAGRATLAEDLRSPCTEEVAVFQAFSKVIHESRRKFVVVDTAPTGHTLLLLDATGSYHREIARQMGDGGRFTTPLMRLQDPAQTKIVLVTLAETTPVLEAAGLQGDLRRAGIEPWAWVVNNSLAAAEPTAPLLRQRAVAELGQIDKVRDEFADRYAVIPLTTAEPVGIAALDSLIEFRPELSPVQ, translated from the coding sequence ATGACTGCCACCGACCCGACGTTCCTGACCGACCCACCCAGGTTCGTGTTCTTCACCGGCAAAGGCGGGGTCGGCAAGACCTCCATCGCGTGCGCGTCGGCGCTGCGCCTGGCCCGAGCCGGCAAGAGGGTGCTGCTGGTCTCGACCGACCCCGCGTCGAACGTCGGGCAGGTCTTCGGTCTGAGCATCGGCAACACGATCACCGAGATCCCCGCGGTGCCGGGGTTGTCGGCGCTCGAGATCGATCCCGAACAGGCCGCCGCCGCCTACCGTGAACGCATCGTCGGCCCGGTCCGCGGATTGCTGCCCGACGCGGAGATCGCGTCGATCACCGAACAGTTGTCCGGCTCGTGCACCACCGAAGTGGCCTCGTTCGACGAATTCACCTCGCTGCTCACCGATCCCGACGACCGGGTCGCCGGGTTCGATCACGTGCTGTTCGACACCGCCCCCACCGGCCACACCATCCGGCTGCTGCAGCTGCCCGGCAACTGGACCGAATTCCTCGATAACGGCAAGGGCGACGCGTCCTGCCTCGGGCCGCTCGCCGGCCTCGACAAGCAGAAGGCCATGTACGCCGGCGCGGTCGAGGCGCTGTCGGATCCCGGTCGCACCCGCCTGGTGCTCGTCGCCCGCGCCAACCGCTCTGCGCTGACCGAAATCGCCCGCACCCACGACGAACTCGCCGCGATCGGCATGACGAGACAGCATGTGGTCGTCAACGGCGTGCTGCCCGCCCCCGTCGACGACACCGATCAGCTGGCCACCGCCGTGCATCACCGCGAACAGGCGGCGCTCGCCGCGGTTCCCGCCGCGATCGCGGCGCTGCCCACGGATCTGGTCGCCCTCAAGCCGGTGAACATGGTCGGTCTCGACGCTCTGGCCACCCTGTTCGACATCACCACGGCCTCGAGTGCCGTCGGCGTCGATCCGGACGTCGCGGCGGTCACCGATGCTTCCCTGGCGGATCTGGTCGATGAGATCGAGTCCGACGGGCACGGTTTGGTGATGTGCATGGGCAAGGGCGGGGTCGGTAAGACCACCGTCGCCGCCGCGATCGCGGTGGCACTGGCCCGCCGTGGCCATGACGTGCACCTGACCACCACCGACCCTGCCGCGCACCTGACCGACACTCTCGCCGGGGAACTCGACCATCTTGAGGTCTCCCGCATCGACCCCCATGAGGCCAGTCAGGCCTACCGCAACCGGGTGCTGGCCGCCAAGGGCGCCGGGCTCGACGACGCCGGCCGCGCCACCCTCGCCGAAGATCTGCGGTCCCCCTGCACCGAAGAAGTCGCGGTGTTCCAGGCGTTTTCGAAGGTCATCCACGAATCACGCCGCAAGTTTGTCGTCGTCGACACCGCCCCCACGGGTCACACCTTGCTGTTGCTCGATGCGACCGGCTCGTATCACCGTGAGATCGCCCGGCAGATGGGCGACGGCGGACGCTTCACCACTCCTTTGATGCGGCTGCAGGACCCGGCACAGACCAAGATTGTGCTGGTCACGCTCGCCGAGACCACTCCGGTGCTCGAGGCCGCCGGTCTGCAGGGCGATTTGCGACGCGCCGGTATCGAGCCGTGGGCGTGGGTGGTCAACAACTCTCTTGCCGCAGCGGAGCCCACCGCACCGCTGCTCCGGCAGCGAGCGGTTGCCGAACTCGGGCAGATCGACAAGGTCCGGGACGAGTTCGCCGATCGGTATGCGGTGATTCCTCTGACTACCGCTGAGCCTGTCGGCATCGCGGCCTTGGACTCCCTGATCGAGTTCCGCCCGGAGCTGTCACCGGTGCAGTAG
- a CDS encoding heavy metal translocating P-type ATPase, translating to MSDACGCGHDEPRVEGEEEHEPDKWWQVTEIRAAAVAGLLLVAALVVGWTDGPHPVKLTLEALALIVAGYTFVPSTLTRLARGKIGVGTLMTIAAVGAVLLGEVGEAAMLAFLFAISEGLEEYAVTRTRRGLRALLNLVPDTATVLRGGREQTVAPAELVLGEIMIVKPGERLATDGTIRTGRTALDTSAITGESVPVEAAPGSEVFAGSINGTGVLEVEVTAGAQDNSLAKIVRIVEAEQSRKGEAQRLADKIAKPLVPGVMVAAALIAAIGSVFGDPLVWIERALVVLVAASPCALAIAIPVTVVAAIGAASKLGVLVKGGAALEALGRIRTVALDKTGTLTRNRPEVIDVATTGGATRGDVLNVAAALEARSEHPLAAAILAAVDDYTPAENVDAVPGAGLIGHVGGIPARLGRPGWIDPGPLAANIEWMQHAGATAVLIERDGALIGAVAVRDELRPEARDVVAGLRRDGYTVAMLTGDNERTARALAAAVGIDEVHADLRPEDKARIIDTLRGTRPTAMVGDGVNDAPALATADLGIAMGAMGTDVAIETADVALMGEDLRHLPQALQHARRSRTIMLQNVGLSLAIITVLMPLALFGILGLAAVVLVHEIAEIIVIANGVRAGRARSLTVTTESTKSSVPVAGARS from the coding sequence GTGAGTGACGCGTGCGGTTGCGGCCACGACGAACCCCGCGTCGAGGGTGAGGAAGAGCACGAGCCCGACAAGTGGTGGCAGGTCACCGAGATTCGGGCGGCCGCCGTCGCCGGGCTGCTGCTGGTTGCCGCCCTGGTCGTGGGGTGGACCGACGGCCCCCACCCGGTGAAGCTGACCCTCGAAGCCCTGGCGCTGATCGTCGCCGGCTACACCTTCGTCCCCTCCACGCTCACACGCCTGGCCCGCGGCAAGATCGGGGTCGGCACTCTGATGACGATCGCCGCCGTCGGCGCCGTGCTGCTCGGCGAGGTCGGCGAGGCCGCGATGCTCGCCTTTCTGTTCGCCATCAGCGAGGGCCTCGAAGAATATGCGGTCACCCGCACCCGCCGCGGCCTACGCGCCCTGCTGAATCTGGTGCCGGACACCGCCACCGTCCTGCGTGGCGGTCGTGAACAGACCGTCGCCCCCGCAGAGTTGGTGCTCGGGGAGATCATGATCGTCAAACCCGGGGAGCGGCTCGCCACCGACGGCACCATCCGCACCGGCCGCACCGCCCTGGACACCTCCGCGATCACCGGCGAATCCGTCCCGGTCGAGGCCGCACCGGGCTCCGAGGTGTTCGCCGGCTCGATCAACGGCACCGGCGTTCTCGAGGTCGAGGTCACCGCCGGTGCGCAAGACAACTCGCTGGCCAAGATCGTGCGGATCGTCGAGGCCGAGCAGTCCCGCAAGGGCGAGGCCCAGCGTCTGGCCGACAAGATCGCCAAGCCCCTGGTTCCGGGAGTGATGGTTGCCGCGGCGCTGATCGCCGCGATCGGCAGCGTGTTCGGCGATCCGCTGGTGTGGATCGAACGCGCCCTGGTGGTGCTGGTCGCCGCGTCCCCGTGCGCGCTGGCCATCGCGATCCCGGTCACGGTGGTCGCCGCGATCGGCGCCGCTTCCAAGCTCGGTGTCTTGGTCAAGGGCGGTGCCGCCCTCGAAGCGTTGGGCCGGATCCGCACCGTCGCGCTGGACAAGACCGGCACCCTGACCCGCAACCGCCCCGAGGTCATCGACGTCGCCACCACCGGCGGCGCCACCCGCGGCGACGTCCTGAACGTCGCCGCCGCCCTCGAGGCCCGCAGCGAACACCCCCTCGCCGCAGCGATCCTCGCCGCCGTCGACGACTACACCCCGGCCGAGAACGTCGATGCGGTCCCCGGGGCCGGACTGATCGGACACGTCGGCGGCATCCCCGCCCGGCTCGGCCGGCCCGGCTGGATCGATCCTGGCCCCCTGGCCGCGAATATCGAGTGGATGCAGCACGCCGGAGCCACCGCGGTGCTCATCGAACGCGACGGCGCCCTGATCGGCGCGGTCGCGGTGCGCGACGAACTGCGCCCCGAAGCCCGCGACGTCGTCGCTGGGCTGCGCCGCGACGGCTACACCGTGGCGATGCTCACCGGCGACAACGAGCGCACCGCACGAGCGTTGGCCGCCGCCGTCGGCATCGACGAGGTCCACGCCGATCTGCGTCCGGAGGACAAGGCCCGCATCATCGACACTCTCCGCGGTACGCGGCCGACGGCGATGGTCGGCGACGGCGTCAACGACGCCCCGGCCCTGGCCACCGCCGACCTCGGGATCGCGATGGGCGCGATGGGCACCGACGTCGCCATCGAAACCGCCGATGTCGCCCTGATGGGTGAGGACTTGCGGCACCTACCCCAAGCCCTGCAGCACGCCCGACGCTCCCGGACGATCATGTTGCAGAACGTCGGCCTCTCGCTCGCGATCATCACCGTCCTGATGCCCCTGGCCCTGTTCGGGATACTCGGGCTGGCCGCCGTCGTCCTGGTCCACGAGATCGCCGAGATCATTGTGATCGCCAACGGGGTGCGCGCCGGACGCGCCCGGAGCCTGACCGTGACAACAGAATCGACAAAGTCATCCGTGCCGGTCGCCGGAGCTCGGTCATGA
- a CDS encoding TlpA family protein disulfide reductase, whose product MIVAFVVALWPQREDDTVTPADSGLQPTAVSARPAPARNALPDPGATPPCPTGTGIGAAGPLAEVTVRCLGSDRPVDLGGALAGEPALLNVWASWCGPCREEMPVLDAYAREPGAVRVIGINVQDTAGSAATLMTDLRIGYPSFVDTDDRAQQALAGPPVLPLTFLLQRDGSVDRIAEPAVFTGPDQVRAAVNGLLR is encoded by the coding sequence GTGATCGTCGCGTTCGTGGTGGCGCTGTGGCCCCAACGGGAGGACGACACCGTGACCCCAGCCGATTCCGGGCTACAGCCGACCGCGGTATCCGCCCGCCCCGCCCCGGCACGCAACGCTCTGCCCGACCCGGGCGCGACCCCGCCCTGCCCGACCGGCACGGGCATCGGGGCTGCAGGTCCCCTGGCGGAGGTGACGGTGCGGTGCCTGGGTTCGGACCGCCCCGTCGATCTCGGCGGCGCCCTGGCCGGGGAACCGGCCCTGCTCAACGTGTGGGCCTCGTGGTGCGGACCGTGCCGGGAAGAAATGCCCGTGCTCGATGCCTACGCCCGCGAGCCCGGCGCGGTGCGGGTGATCGGGATCAACGTGCAGGACACCGCGGGCTCCGCCGCGACGCTGATGACCGACCTGCGCATCGGCTACCCCTCGTTCGTCGACACCGACGACCGGGCACAGCAGGCACTGGCCGGCCCACCCGTGTTGCCGCTGACCTTCCTTCTGCAGCGCGACGGTTCGGTGGACCGGATCGCCGAGCCCGCGGTGTTCACAGGCCCGGACCAGGTCCGTGCCGCGGTGAACGGGCTGCTGCGATGA
- a CDS encoding SURF1 family cytochrome oxidase biogenesis protein yields MRRVMFLLRPSWFILAVVVVGFAYGCFTLLAPWQLSKNTSTEDRNARISASMAQDPVPVAELLGGDSATIDDEWRRVVAQGSYLPDSDVLVRLRSVESQPAYEVLTPFALGNGRTILVNRGYVRPVRGSEVPAIPAAPGGNVSLDARIRKSQGTMDGKEPFTDAGYQQVYFIDAPQVAAVTGLELEDVYLQLDAHQPGGLGVIPLPQLDAGPYLSYGLQWLAFGIMAPMGLGYFVWAELRERRKVKATRTDDETPLSASKSLAARYGRPR; encoded by the coding sequence GTGCGCCGTGTGATGTTTCTTCTCCGTCCGAGCTGGTTCATTCTGGCCGTGGTGGTAGTCGGTTTCGCATATGGGTGCTTCACCCTGCTCGCCCCGTGGCAACTGAGCAAGAACACGAGCACCGAGGATCGGAATGCGCGGATCTCGGCATCGATGGCGCAGGACCCGGTCCCTGTCGCCGAGCTGCTCGGCGGTGACAGTGCGACGATCGACGACGAGTGGAGGCGGGTCGTCGCGCAGGGCTCGTATCTGCCCGACTCTGATGTGCTCGTCCGGTTGCGCAGCGTCGAATCCCAACCCGCGTACGAAGTGCTCACGCCGTTTGCGCTGGGTAATGGTCGGACGATTCTCGTCAATCGAGGTTATGTGCGTCCGGTACGCGGTAGCGAGGTCCCCGCAATCCCCGCCGCACCGGGCGGAAATGTCTCGCTCGATGCTCGGATCCGCAAGTCCCAAGGCACAATGGACGGCAAGGAGCCCTTCACTGACGCGGGCTATCAGCAAGTGTATTTTATCGACGCGCCGCAGGTCGCGGCTGTGACGGGTCTCGAACTCGAAGACGTCTACCTACAACTCGATGCTCACCAGCCGGGCGGGCTCGGAGTCATCCCACTTCCCCAACTTGATGCGGGTCCGTATCTGTCGTACGGGCTGCAGTGGCTCGCGTTCGGGATCATGGCCCCAATGGGACTGGGGTATTTCGTGTGGGCGGAGTTGAGGGAACGCCGCAAGGTGAAGGCCACCCGAACCGACGACGAGACGCCGCTCTCCGCGAGCAAGAGTCTCGCCGCCCGGTACGGCCGACCGCGGTAA
- a CDS encoding cadmium resistance transporter translates to MNLLASVLQAVGLFLVTNIDDIIVLSLFFARGAGVGGTTTAILVGQYLGFGAILAASVLVAVGATTFLPEEAIAYFGLIPLLLGAYAAWRAWRGRGEDDEQKTAGKKVAVGTVAAVTFANGGDNIGVYVPVFVTVGAPAVVAYSIVFLALVAVLVIAARYLATRKPIAEVLERWEHVLFPIVLIGLGVFILAEGDAFGL, encoded by the coding sequence ATGAATCTGCTCGCGTCCGTCCTGCAGGCGGTCGGCCTGTTTCTCGTGACCAATATCGACGACATCATCGTGCTGTCGCTGTTCTTCGCTCGAGGAGCCGGGGTTGGGGGCACCACCACAGCGATTTTGGTGGGACAGTATCTGGGATTCGGCGCCATCCTCGCCGCCTCCGTTCTGGTCGCAGTGGGGGCGACGACCTTCTTGCCGGAGGAGGCGATCGCCTACTTCGGTCTGATCCCTCTGCTTCTGGGTGCGTACGCCGCATGGCGGGCATGGCGGGGGCGAGGGGAGGACGACGAACAGAAAACCGCCGGTAAGAAGGTCGCGGTAGGGACGGTCGCCGCGGTTACGTTCGCCAATGGAGGCGACAACATCGGGGTCTACGTCCCGGTGTTCGTCACTGTCGGAGCCCCCGCGGTGGTGGCCTACTCGATCGTCTTTTTGGCCTTGGTTGCAGTTCTGGTCATCGCGGCGCGCTACCTCGCCACCCGCAAGCCGATCGCCGAGGTTCTCGAGCGCTGGGAACACGTGCTGTTTCCGATCGTGTTGATCGGTCTCGGCGTGTTCATTCTCGCCGAGGGTGATGCATTCGGGCTGTGA
- a CDS encoding BlaI/MecI/CopY family transcriptional regulator, whose product MRVKGFGELEAVVMDRIWEREGTTTVRQIFDALAAHRDIAYTTVMSTMDNLYRKGWLARVRTGKAFTYWPTLSREQHTARLMREVFDAGGQTDLVLTHFVEQMSAEESASLRQALRRLSGGEDTA is encoded by the coding sequence GTGCGGGTGAAGGGGTTCGGTGAACTCGAGGCCGTGGTGATGGACCGGATCTGGGAGCGCGAGGGCACCACCACGGTCCGGCAGATCTTCGACGCTCTCGCCGCGCACCGCGACATCGCCTACACCACGGTGATGTCGACGATGGACAACCTGTACCGCAAAGGGTGGCTGGCACGGGTCCGCACCGGCAAGGCATTCACCTACTGGCCGACACTGAGCCGGGAACAACACACGGCTCGGCTGATGCGCGAAGTGTTCGACGCGGGTGGACAGACCGATCTGGTCTTGACCCACTTCGTCGAGCAGATGAGCGCGGAGGAATCGGCGAGCCTGCGCCAAGCACTGCGTCGACTGTCCGGCGGCGAGGACACCGCGTGA
- a CDS encoding ArsR/SmtB family transcription factor, with protein sequence MTINDVGCHARESVDSAVALFHSLSDGTRLAIVRRLAGGEARVADLVGALDLAQSTISAHVACLRDCGLVQGRPEGRQVFYSLTRPELLDLLAAAETLLAATGNAVALCPNYSTDTGEKS encoded by the coding sequence ATGACGATCAATGATGTGGGTTGCCACGCCCGCGAATCCGTGGATTCGGCAGTGGCGTTGTTCCACAGCCTCTCCGACGGCACCCGCCTAGCCATCGTGCGCCGGCTCGCCGGCGGTGAAGCCCGCGTGGCGGATCTGGTCGGCGCGCTCGACTTGGCGCAGTCGACGATTTCCGCGCATGTGGCGTGCCTGCGGGACTGCGGTCTGGTGCAGGGCCGACCCGAGGGCCGGCAGGTGTTCTACTCGCTGACCCGACCGGAACTGCTCGATCTGCTCGCCGCGGCCGAAACCCTCTTGGCCGCGACGGGCAACGCCGTCGCGCTGTGCCCGAACTACAGCACCGACACCGGGGAGAAGTCGTGA
- the lspA gene encoding signal peptidase II, translated as MSSVVPVGRRRCGRGILVVLVGALAAVALALDPVARDALSGGRAIDFGLLQLRLAYNTGVAFSLGDQLPPTVVLAVTAALTVTIGVFAWRTALDSPLIQTIGLAAIVAGATANVVDRFLDGKVTDYFHTGWWPTFNLADTYITCGVVLVVGALLLATSNRDHIS; from the coding sequence GTGTCGTCCGTAGTGCCCGTGGGCAGGCGGCGTTGTGGCCGAGGTATTCTCGTCGTGCTGGTGGGTGCCCTGGCTGCGGTCGCGTTGGCCCTCGATCCGGTGGCGCGCGACGCGCTGTCCGGTGGGCGGGCAATCGATTTCGGGTTGTTGCAACTACGGTTGGCCTACAACACCGGGGTCGCGTTCAGTCTCGGTGACCAGCTCCCCCCTACCGTCGTTCTTGCCGTCACCGCTGCCCTCACCGTGACGATCGGCGTGTTCGCCTGGCGCACTGCACTCGACAGTCCACTGATCCAGACCATCGGCCTGGCCGCGATCGTCGCCGGCGCCACCGCCAACGTCGTCGACCGCTTCCTTGACGGCAAAGTCACCGATTATTTCCACACCGGGTGGTGGCCCACCTTCAACCTCGCCGACACCTACATCACCTGCGGTGTTGTCCTCGTCGTCGGCGCCCTGCTTCTCGCAACCTCCAACAGGGACCACATCTCATGA
- a CDS encoding TlpA disulfide reductase family protein — protein sequence MTGVKPTGGRPSRLLGRVVLAVVVLVGVSGCGTGSDAVAQGGTFDFVAPGGQTDIFYDPPADRGTLGALSGPDLMTDGVTVDLADYADQVVVLNLWGQWCAPCRSEADDLERAYAATQDLGVQFLGINVRDPQRDKAQDFVIDNNVSYPSIYDPPMATLTALGGAFPTSVIPSTLVLDRQHRVAAVFLRALLTEDLQPVIERVAAEQ from the coding sequence ATGACCGGCGTAAAGCCGACAGGCGGCCGGCCGTCTCGACTGCTGGGCCGAGTGGTCCTGGCCGTGGTGGTGCTGGTGGGGGTGAGCGGCTGCGGCACCGGCTCCGACGCCGTCGCCCAGGGTGGCACCTTCGATTTCGTCGCCCCCGGTGGACAGACCGACATTTTCTACGATCCGCCGGCCGACCGCGGCACCCTCGGCGCGCTCTCCGGCCCGGACCTGATGACCGACGGCGTCACCGTCGACCTGGCCGATTACGCCGACCAGGTGGTCGTGCTCAACCTGTGGGGACAGTGGTGCGCCCCGTGCCGCAGCGAAGCCGACGATCTCGAGCGCGCCTACGCAGCCACCCAGGATCTGGGAGTGCAGTTTCTCGGTATCAACGTCCGCGATCCCCAGCGCGACAAGGCCCAGGACTTCGTGATCGACAACAATGTGTCCTACCCATCGATCTACGACCCGCCGATGGCGACCTTGACCGCCCTCGGTGGCGCCTTTCCCACCAGCGTCATCCCGTCCACGCTCGTCCTCGACCGGCAGCATCGCGTCGCGGCGGTGTTCCTGCGGGCCCTGCTGACCGAGGACCTGCAACCGGTCATCGAACGCGTGGCGGCCGAACAGTGA